The DNA region AATTTCGTAATCGCGCCATCTACCAGATTCAGCTTAGCAATGACAGACCCTTTATCCCCCTGCAGGAAGTAGACTGCATTCCCGTCAGCAGACCATACCAACTCAGGCTTGATGCTGTTGTCACTTGTGATCAGTTTCGAAGCCTTCGTTTTCAGATCGATAACGTATACGGCTCCTTCCGCATTCGTATATGCTGCTTGCTCCCCACTCGGGGACACCACGAGATCCGATCCACCATCAGTCGTTAACAACAGATCGTATTGACCACTTGTCGTATTCACAAGATAATCGGTTCTCCCGTTATCATCGCTCTTGGAGACGATCAGCTTGTCAGCTCCAGCAAAACGTGGATTCTCCACACCGTCGATGAGTGCCACCGTGCTGACTTCAAGCTGCCCGCCTCTCATTACGATGGTTCCGCCTACGCTGGTTACCAAAGGACGAAGGGCAATATAACTTGTACCACCAATGATGGTAACCGGTTGATTCAGATTCACTTTGACGTCATCTACCACGATTTGTTTGCTATTGTTTTGGAGTGTCACACTGTGATCGTTCAGCTTGATCACCGTCGTTCCGCTATGCACTTCTGCTTGTGCGCCGATGGCTTTGATCACATCACGAAGTGACACAAGTGTCTCGCCATGTTTAACGATGGAACGAACGACGACGCTGTTACCGTTTATTGTAAGCATGGAATTTTGCACCTGAGCTGCATTAGCCGCAGGTTTCACTGCAGGAGCAGCCGATACTGCACTAACCACAGAAGTACCTAACACTGTTGCTACCATGGACACCACTAACGCCTTTTTCATTGACATTGGCTCTTGTCACCCTTCTCTTTCACATATAATTGCCTTGTTTTGTTGTGCCCTGTTGTCTGGTATTCTGCATGTATCGTCTTTATGAGAGCTTGTCCGGCTCATCCCCCCAAACTTCCACGTTCATAGTAAAAATGACCTATTACGATTGTAATTATAGGAGTGATATGTAAACGGGAAATCCTGGAATTGTTAACGAATTGTCAATGTTTTCATAACACACAAAAAAGAATCGTTGGCAGTTGACCCACGACTCGTTTTTTGTCCTATTTTCTTAGATAAAAAGTTTCATCAATGTATTAAAAATCGGATTCACAATATAACCTGTCGGATGAATAGAATACCTCTTACCCGAATTCAGATGGCTGATCTTCTCCATTTCTTCCGTGGACAGCCCAAAATCAAAGATCTCACTATTCTCTCTGATCCGCTTTGGTTTGGATGATTTGGGAATCAGGATGACGCCCCGTTCCAGGTGCCAACGCAAAATGACTTGAGCCACCGTCTTGCGATGATGATCAGCGATTTCCTTCAATACCGGATGCTGCAATAACACTTTATTGCCTTGCCCCAATGGGCCCCACGCCTCATGCAAAATCTGGTGTTTGTCCATATAGGCACGTAGTTCATTCTGCGGAAATTCCGGGTGCGTTTCGATCTGATTGATCATCGGCAAGATTTTTGCGTGCTTCCTTAGTTCTTCCAGATGCTGAATCTCAAAGTTCGCGACCCCGATGACTCTGATCTTGCCTTCCTCATATAGTTCCTCCATGGCTTTCCATGTTTCGATATACTTTGGCGAGGCAAAATGGATTAAGTACATATCGAGGTAATCGACACCCAGCTTGTTTATCGTTTCCTGAAAAGCTTTCTTGGTCGCTTCATAGCCATGATCCGTATTCCAGACTTTCGACGTAATAAAGAATTGCTCACGCGGGATCTGACTATGCCGAATCTCTGCCCCCAGCGCTTTCTCATTCCCATAAATGCGGGCGGTATCAAAATGTCGGTACCCGACCTGAATGGCCTCGCGAATCGCTGTTGTAAATTCTGCTTCTTTCGTTATTTTGTAAACCCCAAAGCCCAGTTGGGGAATGGCAACCCCGTTTTTGGCTTCAACTACTTTGGTATGCAAATTCATTTCGACTGCCCCTCTCAAAATAACGAAATATACTTGATATATATTATATCTAGTTAAACCCAAAAAAAGAGGTTAACCCTTTTTCTCTTCATCGAATAGATCGGTTAACCGTATGTCTTTTAAATAATTCTGCATGGCGATCTCCGCGCCTTCCAGATGATGAACGACCTTTTGCTTCACATCGTCTACGTCTTGTCCTTGGAGTGTTACATCGGTATGAACTTTAAACAAGGCTTTGCCGGGTTCGACAGCGAGAAAGACATCCAGCAACGTCACTTCAGATAAAGGCTTTGCCAGCAATATGCCACCCTCGGCCCCTTCTTTTGCCATTGTCAGATTGGCATTGTTCAGGTTCCGAATGACTTTCACCGTCGTTGATACCGGAATATTTAGCTGCTCCGATATCACTTTGGTGAAAAAAATTGAGAAATATGAATAAAATATGGAAACATTTTGCTTATTTGAACCGTCTATATAGTAAAAGTTAAATTAAAATATCTTACTAAAAGAGGGAAATCATTGAAAAATTTAAAATGGGCAAAAAAATCAATTCTCACATCAATGACAGTTGCTTTATCTTTAATGGCAGCAACGGCAAGCGCTGATACTGGAACCGCGCACATTAAAATAGGTTCTATATCAGGTGGGGCAAGTAGTATTACCTATTGGGTTGATTCGTCTGTTGCATCATACGGTCAAAATGGCGGTGTAGATAACGCGATAAGTAAGTGGGATGCAGCATCATCCGGAATTTCTTTTAGTTCCGCAAGTTCCTCAACTGCAAAATTAAAAGTTTATGCAGGGGAATACTCGCTTCCTGCTAATGTTTACGGCGAAACCTCTTACTGGTATTTTAACGGACAGCAAATTGGTGCTGGAGCTATAACAAATGGCCAAAACTATGAGGTAGCTCGCGTTGTAATAGATGCCGGTTGGACAAGTG from Paenibacillus sp. JNUCC-31 includes:
- a CDS encoding stalk domain-containing protein produces the protein MKKALVVSMVATVLGTSVVSAVSAAPAVKPAANAAQVQNSMLTINGNSVVVRSIVKHGETLVSLRDVIKAIGAQAEVHSGTTVIKLNDHSVTLQNNSKQIVVDDVKVNLNQPVTIIGGTSYIALRPLVTSVGGTIVMRGGQLEVSTVALIDGVENPRFAGADKLIVSKSDDNGRTDYLVNTTSGQYDLLLTTDGGSDLVVSPSGEQAAYTNAEGAVYVIDLKTKASKLITSDNSIKPELVWSADGNAVYFLQGDKGSVIAKLNLVDGAITKLVEDKVDYKENLNVSADGQKFIYTVTTLGKVTSDATNVDEDNVSIDFSENQQQIFSYNTGDTKPEAVKLTTSTDDKIFVWSADGQKAYYVSVPSEDGKASLLSVDSSQKSTPLYAEYDVEQAILSGGILYVLAAQDDSNSVILSIDPVSGKQTKLYTVSSDVSSFAVAGSQVAVIENDRVLVQTGSSWRAVTK
- a CDS encoding aldo/keto reductase, translated to MNLHTKVVEAKNGVAIPQLGFGVYKITKEAEFTTAIREAIQVGYRHFDTARIYGNEKALGAEIRHSQIPREQFFITSKVWNTDHGYEATKKAFQETINKLGVDYLDMYLIHFASPKYIETWKAMEELYEEGKIRVIGVANFEIQHLEELRKHAKILPMINQIETHPEFPQNELRAYMDKHQILHEAWGPLGQGNKVLLQHPVLKEIADHHRKTVAQVILRWHLERGVILIPKSSKPKRIRENSEIFDFGLSTEEMEKISHLNSGKRYSIHPTGYIVNPIFNTLMKLFI
- a CDS encoding RrF2 family transcriptional regulator — encoded protein: MISEQLNIPVSTTVKVIRNLNNANLTMAKEGAEGGILLAKPLSEVTLLDVFLAVEPGKALFKVHTDVTLQGQDVDDVKQKVVHHLEGAEIAMQNYLKDIRLTDLFDEEKKG